CGGTCCCGACCATCAATATGACCTTTGTCACCAGATTTCTACTTTTATTGTCAACATTTGAGGATTTATAACTTGAAATGTTAGAGGTGTTGTCTGGTGGGGCTGGTAGAGGATGGAGCCACCACGCCAATCCGACACAGCCACAAACAGGCACGCTATGGTTGcaataaataatcataattatattattcctTTCCACCTACTATCCTTGCTTTCTATacacatcaaattaaaaggtagATTAGAATATGGTGGTGAATCCCCGCCATGTCACCTATTTATTTCGTAGTTTAAAGTCGGCACTCCAatcaaatttttcttgcaatatagcctttttgttttcaaaaatatctgtgaaaaaatttcattttttaattaattgcttcaaattattttttttatatattttcagactattttaatgttattgatgttgaaaaataatttaaaaaaataaaaaataattttaatatatttttatgttattaaaaaaaaagataagagaaagAATTCATTCGTGTGAAAAGTTAGACTTGTTTACAAGATAATTTTCGGATTTTCCTCGCCACAACCTCAATGTTTGTCTCTAAACTCTAAAGTGACTAGTTAGCAACTAGTAGGTACATCGTACACGCTTCTTGTTTTCTCACCGTCTAAACAAAACAAtcttgaaacataaaaaacattttgcacAAAAAGAAGTCCAACGGATTAGAAGTTTTGGAACCATTTTAGATACAATCATTCATAATGTCTAGAACACTTAATCGGAACAAACCTTTCTCGAGATTCAGTTGTAAACTGGTTAAACTATGATGGCCTGAAATAGATGAGAAATCTCCATCTTAGCAATGCATAACAAGTATTTAGCCACCGAACAATATTGATTAAGTGCATAAAAAATCCACTTACAGAAATTTAAGAGAGGAATTTCTCAATCAGACACCATTCTGTTCAAGTACACAAATTATAAGCCATTGAAATACAAAGTGGGTAAAAACAACTATTACATCTCCCTTGTTTTTGTAAGTGACCATTTCAATGGTCAACATCAGATAACAATACTGGCAGGTCCCTCATTGGATCCGACGGCAGAGAGTGATGCCATCACCAACAGGAAGCATGCAAATTTCAATCCTGGGGTCAGCAGCAAGTGCCTTGTTGAGCTCCAAAACAAAGTCCCTGTAGTACCTCACATACTTCCTCATTGGTGCATCAGGTGGAGCCACCACAGATCCATTCCACAGAGTGTTGTCGTACCCAATCAGCCCACCAACTTTTACAAGCTCAATCAACCTCTTgtgataatttatataattgtccTTGTCAGCATCCACAAAGATGAAATCAAAACTTCCATGGCACTTCCCCTGCGTTTTCCCAGACAGAATAGTAAGATTAGTAATAgtcatataatttatatatcaagTTAAAAAACGAGCATCGTTTCTTTTTCTCATACAAGTAGACAAAAAAGGATGTTTTTCCCTcttccattttcattttttgtcgAACATAGAGTATTTCTTACATCTTCAATCATTTGATCAAGAACTGGTAGAGCAGGGCCTTCCTTGAAATCAATCTTGTGCGCAACACCAGCTTTCTGAATTACTGGGAGACCCAATTCATAGTTTTCTCTGTTGATGTCCATAGCCAAGATCTGCAAGAAACAAAatcccatttattttttatcatcacatgaatttatttatttattttacttaataaattttgatttgggACCGAgacattttaagtttttagttTACCTTGCCATCCTCAGGGATAGCCAGGGCAGTGGCCAAGAGAGAATAGCCAGTGTAAACACCGATCTCCATGGTGTTTTTGGCATTGACAAGCTTCAAAAGCATATTCAAGAATTGCCCTTCATCAGCAGATGTGGTCATGATGTTCCTGTTTCCCATCATTCACGTCAAATTTATTAACATCACACCATAAGCATTAATATCAGACAAAATCTCTTatgtttatgtatttaaatgtatgtgaaaatcaagaaacataCCAAGGATGCTTGGCAGTCACCTCCCTGAGCTCCTTCATGCATTCAGGCTCTCTTGGATACACACTAGTCTCGagaatatactaaaaaataatccaaatataaaaagaaaatgttaaaaagcaaacaacaacaagaaaaggGGGAAAACTTGCACAAGAACAAGGATTTACCGTTTAAATTACCTGGTAAAGAGCATCACTTTGCAAAAGGCTCTTGTGGCCAACTTCCTGGTGCCTTCCTGCCTGGCTTTGCTGTTCCTCTCCGTTGGTGGCCATTATTGTGTATATCTTCTAATTAAACTACGATCTCTTTCTTGgccttggaatttttttttttttttgttgatgatggTAGTGATGCCTAACCTGATCGAAAATGGTAAAGGGCGGGTGGTATTTATTGGAAATGAGAGCCCGGTTTGAATTGGAGTAGCGGGGAGGCTGGACCGGCTACCAACCGGGAGGGGGTTGGTGAGGTTCCTGTAGTTAGGACGAAGGATAATGTGGGTTTTTGGCCCACCAAATATGGGACCCACCTTGTTGGTGATCGTATCGTGCTGTGGGCTAGTGGTACTCCTTCCCTGAGGCATCGCTGACGTCATTTTTGGGATCTATGACACCAAATATCGGTTcaaattcttaaataatttattgggcatatttttttttgtcctcctTTTTTCTAAGATTCCTGAACAGTAAAGAAGTCAATGGTTAGGTAGAGATTCTCGAGATCAAAAGCTAAAATGTTATGCCATGTATGATTAATTTGTTAAGAGTGGagagaattaaataattaatcataaattaatatatgtgtTTAACTGGAAAAGATTTGTGCTGGGCTCACCAATCATAAATTACATGTGCTAACTGCTAATAGAAATTGGGTGAGGGATAGGTGAAATTACCAAAGGGACTCCACGTCCAAGAGTTGGTAGCATATGGCCACCTCCGTCAACGGATGAGTCCTTTAAAGAATCTCTCGAACTATTGTTGACTTTgtcatctaaaaatttatcttcGTTGTTTTTTCTCCACAAACTAGCCTTTGTCGGCAAAAATCCAAATCCGTTTTACAGTCTTAATTAGGGCAGATGTAAAGGGTATACTTGGTATGCATATATGTGCCGGTTGAAGTTTAAATTCACCGACTAGGTTGACAGCAGCCACCTCTGTCTCTAGTCTCCTCCTTTAAAGAATTGCTATTAAATGAGGATTTCATGAAATGGAAAAAGGCAGTTTTTAGGGTAACACATGGATAATCAATATCCAAAACTGTGAATGCTTAGCATGTTTCTTACCACCTCCCGCTATTAAACGACGAGAATAACACTTTTTATGTCTAAATtctattctgttttttttttatgttttaaaagtatttaaacaaatttaaattattttattttatttttttgttttaaattaatattttttaatgttttcaaatcattttgatgcgctgatatcacaaatgattttttaaaaataaaaaaatattattttaaagcatttccaagtaaaaaacactttgaaaagcaaccacaaccattttttcaagtgaacattaataaaatatttttcacatgtttttcaaaatataatagaaacattCGAAAGCTGGGAAGTGtatttcaattgaattttttttctttattttaacaagaatttccttttttatagataaatttCTAGGAAAACAGGCCATGTTTTCTTTAACTGAACAGACTTCTATTGTGAATAAGAAAAGAGCAGGGGGGAATGGTCGGAGGCTCAAAGCAAAATGCCTATAGAGAAGCTAGGAATGCCCGCGTGaccttgtttttatatatatataattttttagtttaatgtgggtgtccgggccagtttgcgcgcacctcgactaatcccacgagccctaaagttaacgatcatgtaagcctccagtggccatcatataagcaaccacataactcgaacctgagaccacaaagggagcaaacctcttggtcccaagttcttaccactggaccaccacctagatggtttgtttttatatttttgtttcatgttaTCGGGTCATCTGTAGtcttaaagaaaataatcaaaatatcacCTCCTCTGGCTTATATACAGAGCCTATTTTGTATTTAGATAAGggttacttttaaaattttattttttatatcatcacatcaaaacaatataaaaatacaaataaaaaattaatttgaaccaaataaaaaattaaaaaaaattatttttttaaaaaatactttaaaaatataaaaataaaccgcAAACTCTAGATTCGTATGCTAACTAAGTAAGCTACAACacaaaattattatcatatgaatcaaataaatatattgaacaatgaagtacccaaaaaaaataatccaaattgGAGGTAATTTTCATCCATCCATAACAACCACCAACTCAGCACGGGACATGCTAATAAATTGGCACAACCACATACTAGAAAACGGGGGGGAGAGAACTTTCCTTGTCTTTTATTGATGCCAATGCCTGGACCACGGTTGAGTGGTGGGAAATATAAACACCAAATCACCAGACCTAGGAGCGTTGATGAGAAAACCGTACATACTATGCGAAGAAAAAGCATTAGATACTTGCAGCAAGTACGAAATCCTATTGCTTGATTTAATCGTgttctagaaaaattaaaataatggaaGAGGAAGCATCATTTTATCCACAATGCAGTGCGACTGCCTACTCAATCGCGGTAAGATTTCATGGATCTGATGAAAATCAACCTTATGATAGGTGGCTAGGTACCTGCGAAACGCAGACAGCAAAGACCTACTCTTTGAGAGCGAAATTATCAGAAATTCATACCATTTTGACAATGCTTTTATCACTTTGTTTAAGTTATCTATGGCCATTT
This region of Populus trichocarpa isolate Nisqually-1 chromosome 9, P.trichocarpa_v4.1, whole genome shotgun sequence genomic DNA includes:
- the LOC7457542 gene encoding caffeoyl-CoA O-methyltransferase 1, producing the protein MATNGEEQQSQAGRHQEVGHKSLLQSDALYQYILETSVYPREPECMKELREVTAKHPWNIMTTSADEGQFLNMLLKLVNAKNTMEIGVYTGYSLLATALAIPEDGKILAMDINRENYELGLPVIQKAGVAHKIDFKEGPALPVLDQMIEDGKCHGSFDFIFVDADKDNYINYHKRLIELVKVGGLIGYDNTLWNGSVVAPPDAPMRKYVRYYRDFVLELNKALAADPRIEICMLPVGDGITLCRRIQ